In Molothrus ater isolate BHLD 08-10-18 breed brown headed cowbird chromosome 23, BPBGC_Mater_1.1, whole genome shotgun sequence, a single genomic region encodes these proteins:
- the FNDC10 gene encoding fibronectin type III domain-containing protein 10, giving the protein MPGTPSLLPPLLALLCLGLAQPNPDPDEPWCPYKVGGDGAAAAAAGARLCFRPPARGFQCSARGCRAHRSAGGALVANVLRNGSVLLQWGMRHWGPPARPAAALRGFALNCSWDGTYTRFPCDSVELGAACRDYLLAEAHGSVRYRLCLQPRFAPPRPAPPAQCVEFRVEPAAMRDIVVAMTAVGGSICVMLVFICLLVAYITENLMSPALARGGHAAAAARRA; this is encoded by the coding sequence ATGCCCGGCACGCCCagcctgctgcctcctctgctcGCCCTGCTGTGCCTCGGGCTGGCCCAGCCCAACCCCGACCCCGACGAGCCGTGGTGCCCCTACAAGGTGGGCGGCGATggcgctgcggcggcggcggcgggggcgcggctGTGCTTCCGCCCGCCGGCCCGCGGCTTCCAGTGCTCGGCGCGGGGGTGCCGCGCCCACCGCTCCGCGGGCGGCGCGCTGGTGGCCAACGTGCTGCGGAACGGCAGcgtgctgctgcagtggggcaTGCGGCACTGGGGGCCGCCGGctcgccccgccgccgccctgCGCGGCTTCGCGCTCAACTGCTCCTGGGACGGCACCTACACGCGCTTCCCCTGCGACAGCGTGGAGCTGGGAGCCGCGTGTCGCGATTACCTGCTGGCCGAGGCGCACGGCAGCGTGCGCTACCGCCTGTGCCTGCAGCCGCGCTtcgccccgccgcgccccgcgccgcccgcgcAGTGCGTGGAGTTCCGCGTGGAGCCCGCGGCCATGCGCGACATCGTGGTGGCCATGACGGCCGTGGGGGGATCCATCTGCGTGATGCTCGTCTTCATCTGCCTGCTCGTGGCCTACATCACCGAGAACCTCATGAGCCCCGCGCTCGCCCGCGGAGGGCACGCGGCGGCCGCTGCGCGCCGCGCGTAG
- the LOC118694959 gene encoding Golgi integral membrane protein 4-like isoform X1, giving the protein MGTGMCSRRQKGLLQTGLCLLALACLASGALLYSHLQHKVRSAEALAQKYKQQQEALSAQLQVVYEHRSRLERSLQKERGEHKKTKEDFLVYKLEAQEALNKEKQDSMNRYGALSSQHKILKNQHDDVKKQLLDLQLQHNSLRLEHRKSLESHSQKLAQLQQERDSEVSNLQDTVFKLREESKLLRKAHLEVHSQLLSAQAQMEEFRQLKEALQKMPGLRGGGGGGGGGAGKGQQPLVPASSQLQPGRHKDVKMVMHIQVRSHEQSPAPGLALPEPGQKPAAENAPVPGRQPPAGSRDTVPLHSWQGPVSPGNAQRDPGPARGQPRSAQDSAGAGHRGSPRTPGTATGTGAAHGDGADQEELQMDAGVIDRELQSQKEPVVQEPMMPDDAADPAQDPNNQGEDEFEEAELERPDFEEKVGGSEKFKEPRVKEEWKEKPPKDAGRAAKPREDPLEDYQEDQEQEIEDHGGEVDDNDDLELVQEQKEPVGRQGAAGKKDDYF; this is encoded by the exons ATGGGCACCGGGATGTGCTCCAGGAGGCagaaggggctgctgcagacCGGGCTCTGCCTGCTCGCCCTGGCCTGCCTGGCCTCCGGGGCGCTCCTCTACAGCCACCTGCAGCACAAGGTGCGGAGCGCCGAGGCGCTGGCGCAGAaatacaaacagcagcaggaagcgCTGTCAGCACAGCTGCAAG TGGTGTACGAGCACCGGTCCCGGCTGGAGCGCTCCCTGCagaaggagaggggagagcaCAAGAAGACCAAGGAAG aTTTTTTAGTGTACAAGCTGGAAGCTCAGGAAGCTCTCAACAAGGAGAAG cAAGACTCCATGAACAGATATGGggccctcagctcccagcacaagATCCTGAAG AACCAGCACGATGATGtcaagaagcagctgctggacctgcagctgcagcacaacagcctcaggctggagcacaggaagagcctggagagccacagccagaaactggcccagctgcagcaggagagggacagcGAGGTCTCCAAcctgcagg acacGGTGTTTAAACTCAGAGAAGAGAGCAAACTGCTCAGGAAAGCCCACCTGGAGGTtcactcccagctcctcagtgcCCAG GCCCAGATGGAGGAGTTCAGGCAGCTCAAGGAAGCTCTGCAGAAGATGCCAGGcttgagaggaggaggaggaggaggaggaggaggagcagggaaggggcagcagcccctggtgccagccagcagccagctgcagccaggaagGCACAAG GATGTGAAGATGGTGATGCACATCCAGGTGAGGAGCCATGAGCAGAGCCCGGctcctgggctggccctgcctgagccaggacaaaaacctgcagcagaaaatgccccagtgccaggcaggcagcccccagcagggagcagggacacggTGCCACTGCACAG ctggcagggccCTGTGAGCCCCGGGAATGCCCAGAGGGATCCGGGGCCAGCCCGGGGCCAGCCCAGGAGTGCCCAGGacagcgccggggccgggcacagGGGCAGCCCCCGAACCCCCGGGACAGCGACAGGGACGGGGGCAGCGCACGGGGACGGGGCCGaccaggaggagctgcaaaTGG ATGCAGGAGTCATCGACAGGGAGCTGCAGTCCCAGAAGGAGCCGGTGGTCCAGGAGCCCATG ATGCCAGACGATGCTGCAGATCCTGCCCAGGACCCCAACAACCAGGGGGAGGATGAGTTtgaggaggctgagctggagaggCCTGACTTTGAGGAGAAGGTGGGAGGCTCCGAGAAGTTCAAGGAGCCCCGAGTTAAAGAAGAGTGGAAGGAGAAGCCACCAAAG gatgctggcagagctgccaagcCCAGGGAAGACCCACTGGAGGATTACCAAGAAGatcaggagcaggaaatt gagGACCATGGAGGGGAGGTGGATGACAACGATGACCTGGAGCTTGTCCAAGAGCAGAAGGAGCCTGTGGGAAGGCAGGGGGCTGCTGGCAAGAAGGATGACTActtctga
- the LOC118694959 gene encoding Golgi integral membrane protein 4-like isoform X2: MGTGMCSRRQKGLLQTGLCLLALACLASGALLYSHLQHKVRSAEALAQKYKQQQEALSAQLQVVYEHRSRLERSLQKERGEHKKTKEDFLVYKLEAQEALNKEKQDSMNRYGALSSQHKILKNQHDDVKKQLLDLQLQHNSLRLEHRKSLESHSQKLAQLQQERDSEVSNLQDTVFKLREESKLLRKAHLEVHSQLLSAQAQMEEFRQLKEALQKMPGLRGGGGGGGGGAGKGQQPLVPASSQLQPGRHKDVKMVMHIQVRSHEQSPAPGLALPEPGQKPAAENAPVPGRQPPAGSRDTVPLHSWQGPVSPGNAQRDPGPARGQPRSAQDSAGAGHRGSPRTPGTATGTGAAHGDGADQEELQMDAGVIDRELQSQKEPVVQEPMMPDDAADPAQDPNNQGEDEFEEAELERPDFEEKVGGSEKFKEPRVKEEWKEKPPKDAGRAAKPREDPLEDYQEDQEQEIVRHQGGPWRGGG, translated from the exons ATGGGCACCGGGATGTGCTCCAGGAGGCagaaggggctgctgcagacCGGGCTCTGCCTGCTCGCCCTGGCCTGCCTGGCCTCCGGGGCGCTCCTCTACAGCCACCTGCAGCACAAGGTGCGGAGCGCCGAGGCGCTGGCGCAGAaatacaaacagcagcaggaagcgCTGTCAGCACAGCTGCAAG TGGTGTACGAGCACCGGTCCCGGCTGGAGCGCTCCCTGCagaaggagaggggagagcaCAAGAAGACCAAGGAAG aTTTTTTAGTGTACAAGCTGGAAGCTCAGGAAGCTCTCAACAAGGAGAAG cAAGACTCCATGAACAGATATGGggccctcagctcccagcacaagATCCTGAAG AACCAGCACGATGATGtcaagaagcagctgctggacctgcagctgcagcacaacagcctcaggctggagcacaggaagagcctggagagccacagccagaaactggcccagctgcagcaggagagggacagcGAGGTCTCCAAcctgcagg acacGGTGTTTAAACTCAGAGAAGAGAGCAAACTGCTCAGGAAAGCCCACCTGGAGGTtcactcccagctcctcagtgcCCAG GCCCAGATGGAGGAGTTCAGGCAGCTCAAGGAAGCTCTGCAGAAGATGCCAGGcttgagaggaggaggaggaggaggaggaggaggagcagggaaggggcagcagcccctggtgccagccagcagccagctgcagccaggaagGCACAAG GATGTGAAGATGGTGATGCACATCCAGGTGAGGAGCCATGAGCAGAGCCCGGctcctgggctggccctgcctgagccaggacaaaaacctgcagcagaaaatgccccagtgccaggcaggcagcccccagcagggagcagggacacggTGCCACTGCACAG ctggcagggccCTGTGAGCCCCGGGAATGCCCAGAGGGATCCGGGGCCAGCCCGGGGCCAGCCCAGGAGTGCCCAGGacagcgccggggccgggcacagGGGCAGCCCCCGAACCCCCGGGACAGCGACAGGGACGGGGGCAGCGCACGGGGACGGGGCCGaccaggaggagctgcaaaTGG ATGCAGGAGTCATCGACAGGGAGCTGCAGTCCCAGAAGGAGCCGGTGGTCCAGGAGCCCATG ATGCCAGACGATGCTGCAGATCCTGCCCAGGACCCCAACAACCAGGGGGAGGATGAGTTtgaggaggctgagctggagaggCCTGACTTTGAGGAGAAGGTGGGAGGCTCCGAGAAGTTCAAGGAGCCCCGAGTTAAAGAAGAGTGGAAGGAGAAGCCACCAAAG gatgctggcagagctgccaagcCCAGGGAAGACCCACTGGAGGATTACCAAGAAGatcaggagcaggaaattgTACGGCACCAAG gagGACCATGGAGGGGAGGTGGATGA